From the genome of Lotus japonicus ecotype B-129 chromosome 6, LjGifu_v1.2, one region includes:
- the LOC130722075 gene encoding putative tRNA (cytidine(32)/guanosine(34)-2'-O)-methyltransferase encodes MGKASRDKRDIYYRKAKEEGWRARSAFKLLQIDEEFNIFEGVRRVVDLCAAPGSWSQVLSRKLYLPAKLAPDAKDENLPLIVAIDLQPMAPIEGVIQVQGDITNARTAEVVIRHFDGCKADLVVCDGAPDVTGLHDMDEFVQSQLILAGLTIVTHVLKEGGKFIAKIFRGKDTSLLYCQLKLFFPVVTFAKPKSSRNSSIEAFAVCENYSPPEGFNPKDLHRLLEKVGSPSGVEDTDCCSGWLEGPNKVYIPFLACGDLSGYDSDRSYPLPKVDGGTYQSLDPVQPPIAPPYKRALELKKASNQGFRELENLSLDS; translated from the exons ATGGGCAAAGCTTCAAGGGATAAGAGG GATATTTACTATAGGAAAGCGAAAGAAGAAGGTTGGCGTGCTCGAAGTGCATTTAAACTCCTTCAGATTGATGAGGAATTCAACATTTTTGAAG GTGTGAGACGTGTTGTAGATTTATGTGCTGCCCCAGGTAGCTGGAGTCAG GTTTTGAGTCGTAAGCTGTATCTCCCAGCCAAGCTTGCACCTGATGCAAA GGATGAAAATCTTCCTCTTATTGTAGCTATTGATTTGCAGCCAATGGCTCCAATTGAAGGTGTTATCCAGGTGCAGGGTGATATAACTAATGCTCGAACTGCTGAAGTG GTTATTAGACATTTTGATGGTTGCAAGGCTGACCTGGTTGTTTGTGATGGTGCTCCTGATG TTACTGGGCTTCATGACATGGATGAATTTGTTCAATCCCAACTCATACTTGCA GGGTTGACCATTGTTACACATGTACTTAAGGAAGGAGGGAAGTTTATTGCAAAGATATTTAGAGGAAAGGATACAAGTCTTCTGTACTGCCAG CTAAAATTATTTTTCCCTGTAGTGACTTTTGCAAAACCAAAAAGCAGCCGTAATTCCAGCATAG AGGCATTTGCAGTTTGTGAAAACTATTCCCCTCCTGAAGGATTCAACCCGAAAGATCTTCATCGCCTTCTTGAGAAGGTTGGAAGTCCCTCTGGGGTAGAAGATACAG ATTGCTGTAGTGGGTGGTTGGAAGGCCCTAATAAGGTGTATATCCCATTTCTAGCTTGTGGGGACCTGAGTGGGTATGATTCTGATAGATCATATCCACTACCTAAAGTTGATGGGGGAACATATCAGAGCTTGGACCCTGTACAACCCCCTATTGCCCCTCCTTACAAGAGGGCTCTCGAGTTAAAAAAAGCCTCCAATCAAGGATTCCGAGAGCTTGAAAACCTCTCATTGGATTCTTGA
- the LOC130722380 gene encoding pentatricopeptide repeat-containing protein At4g21705, mitochondrial encodes MGLKLLQRIATAIEIGKSSRSYYTSRTKKPSLYSKISPLGNPNTSVVGELDDWVYKGNKVRVGELQRLIRDLRKRSRFSQALQVSEWMNKNGVCIFSPTEHAVHLDLIGKVHGFSSAESYFDSLKEQDKTEKAYGALLNCYVRQRLTDKSLAHFQKMKELGFASLSLTYNDIMCLYTNVGQHEKVRDVLNEMKENQVLPDNFSYRICINSYGMRQNIDGMEEILKEMESQPHIVMDWNTYSVVANSYIKAGLTSKAVGALRKSEERLNNKDGEGYNHLISLYARLGQKNEVLRLWDLEKSACKRCLNRDFVTVLESLVKLAEFDEAEKILKEWESSGNCYDYAVPNTLIMGYSDNGFPEKAEAILEDLPKKGKATTPNWWTIVASSYLHKGEMEKALECLKTSASLCAENKGRKPNPKVVAGLLSWIGNKSSVEDAEVLVSLLRNIVSVNSLMYHALIKSYLRAGKEVDELLDRMKKDDINENEETKKILSIKKA; translated from the exons ATGGGGTTGAAGCTTCTTCAAAGAATTGCGACTGCGATTGAAATTGGGAAGAGTAGCAGGTCATACTACACAAGCAGGACCAAGAAACCAAGCCTCTACTCCAAAATCAGCCCACTTGGAAATCCCAATACGAGTGTGGTTGGGGAGCTCGACGATTGGGTCTACAAGGGGAACAAGGTTCGTGTCGGAGAGCTTCAGCGCCTCATTCGTGATCTTCGCAAACGCAGCAGATTCTCCCAAGCCCTTCAG GTATCTGAGTGGATGAATAAGAATGGTGTGTGCATATTTTCGCCAACGGAACATGCGGTGCACTTGGACCTGATCGGCAAGGTTCATGGATTTTCTTCGGCGGAAAGCTACTTTGATAGCTTGAAGGAACAAGACAAAACTGAGAAGGCATATGGTGCTCTCTTGAATTGCTATGTTCGACAGCGCTTAACTGATAAGTCCCTTGCCCATTTTCAGAAAATGAAGGAGCTGGGGTTTGCTTCATTGTCGCTAACTTACAATGACATTATGTGTCTGTACACGAATGTTGGACAGCATGAGAAGGTTCGTGATGTGCTGAATGAGATGAAGGAAAACCAAGTTTTGCCGGATAACTTCAGCTACAGAATCTGTATAAATTCTTACGGCATGAGGCAGAATATTGATGGAATGGAAGAAATATTGAAGGAGATGGAGAGTCAACCACACATTGTGATGGACTGGAACACTTACTCTGTCGTGGCAAATTCCTATATAAAAGCAGGACTTACAAGTAAGGCAGTTGGTGCTCTAAGGAAATCTGAGGAGAGGCTAAATAACAAAGATGGTGAGGGTTACAATCATCTCATCTCTCTTTATGCCCGGCTTGGACAAAAGAATGAGGTCCTAAGACTATGGGATTTGGAGAAAAGTGCGTGCAAGAGATGCCTAAACCGGGATTTTGTGACTGTGTTAGAATCTCTGGTAAAGCTTGCGGAGTTTGATGAAGCTGAGAAAATACTGAAGGAATGGGAGTCCTCTGGTAATTGTTATGATTATGCAGTTCCTAATACATTAATCATGGGATACTCAGATAATGGTTTCCCTGAGAAAGCTGAAGCCATACTTGAAGATTTACCGAAGAAGGGAAAGGCCACCACCCCAAACTGGTGGACTATAGTGGCAAGCTCATATCTGCATAAGGGTGAAATGGAGAAAGCATTGGAGTGCTTGAAAACATCCGCCTCTTTGTGTGCAGAAAATAAAGGGCGGAAACCTAACCCGAAGGTGGTTGCGGGGCTATTGAGTTGGATTGGTAATAAGAGCAGTGTTGAAGATGCAGAAGTTTTAGTGAGTCTGTTAAGAAACATTGTCTCAGTAAATAGTCTAATGTATCATGCCCTAATCAAGTCTTATCTACGAGCTGGTAAAGAAGTGGACGAGCTTTTGGATCGCATGAAAAAAGATGACATTAATGAAAACGAAGAAACTAAGAAAATTCTTAGCATCAAGAAGGCATAA
- the LOC130722381 gene encoding stress-related protein, whose translation MASDSESQQQLLQSQPQMVEDQKQKELKYLEFVQFATIQALMRFAILYSNAKERAGPLKPGVDTVEEAVKTVVGPVYDKFHQVPAEFLRYVDRKVDESVSEIDRHVPSNVKSVSSQARSVVSEVRRAGVVESASGLARTVYSKYEPKAEQCAVSAWRRLNQLPLFPQVAGAVLPKAAYCSEKYNEAVVSTAQKGYRVSAYLPLVPTDKIAKVFSATAN comes from the exons ATGGCCTCCGACTCTGAATCTCAACAACAACTTCTCCAATCTCAACCACAAATG GTTGAAGATCAGAAACAAAAAGAGCTCAAGTACCTGGAATTCGTGCAATTCGCCACAATCCAAGCCCTGATGCGATTCGCCATCCTCTACTCCAACGCCAAGGAACGCGCCGGACCACTCAAGCCCGGCGTCGACACCGTCGAGGAAGCCGTCAAGACGGTGGTTGGCCCCGTCTACGACAAATTCCACCAGGTCCCCGCCGAGTTTCTCCGCTACGTCGATCGCAAGGTTGACGAGTCCGTCTCTGAGATCGACCGCCATGTTCCATCCAACGTCAAGAGCGTGTCCTCCCAGGCGCGATCTGTCGTCTCTGAGGTCCGCCGTGCCGGCGTGGTTGAATCTGCTTCCGGTCTCGCTAGGACTGTTTACTCCAAGTATGAGCCTAAGGCGGAGCAGTGCGCCGTGTCGGCGTGGAGGAGGTTGAACCAGCTGCCGCTTTTCCCTCAGGTGGCTGGCGCTGTGTTGCCTAAGGCTGCTTACTGCTCGGAGAAGTACAACGAGGCGGTTGTTTCCACCGCCCAGAAGGGTTACAGAGTTTCGGCTTATCTTCCCTTGGTGCCTACTGACAAGATAGCCAAGGTGTTCAGTGCAACTGCAAACTAA
- the LOC130722074 gene encoding pentatricopeptide repeat-containing protein At1g08070, chloroplastic-like: MKLQNLNLNLNLIAKQAQQQFTINPNPQFLNPLLALLSNSKHAFFNLYNQMLSYPFSHNHYTFTHALKACSRHHARSKGVEIHGHLLKSGHYHDRFIENSLLNFYLACNDVIAASRVFRSVSSPDVVSWTSMVSGLSKCGFEAEAIELFCSMDVKPNAATLVSALSACSGLRALKLGKGIHGYGLKRELLVDGNVVFDNALLDLYAKCGSLVNARHLFVKMSQRDVVSWTTLVMAYARGGRCEEAVAVFKQMVDSGEAEPNEATVVTVLSACASAGSLSLGQWVHSYIDTRCDLVVAGNIGNALLNMYVKCGDMQMGLMIFDMLEHKDVISWGTVICGLAMSGHGKEALQLFSLMLVQGVQPDDVTFIGLLSACSHEGLVSEGTMFFKAMRDSYGIVPQMQHYGCMVDMYGRAGLFEEAEAFLRAMPVEAEGPIWGALLQACKIHGNEKMSEWIRERLDNKIVGVGTLALLSNIYASSERWDDANKVRKTIRGTGLKKMAGFSWVEADLCVA; the protein is encoded by the coding sequence ATGAAGCTTCAgaatctgaatctgaatctgaatctgaTAGCGAAACAAGCTCAACAACAATTCACCATAAACCCTAATCCCCAATTTCTGAACCCATTGCTAGCACTTCTATCAAATTCCAAACATGCATTCTTCAACCTCTACAACCAAATGCTCAGTTACCCATTCTCCCATAACCACTACACCTTCACCCACGCTCTCAAGGCATGTTCCCGCCACCACGCGCGCTCCAAGGGAGTTGAAATTCACGGCCATCTTCTCAAATCCGGTCACTACCATGATCGCTTCATCGAGAATTCGCTTCTCAACTTCTACCTCGCCTGCAACGACGTAATTGCGGCTTCGCGCGTTTTCCGATCGGTTTCTTCACCTGATGTGGTTTCATGGACTTCAATGGTTTCGGGGCTATCCAAATGCGGGTTTGAAGCTGAAGCGATTGAGTTGTTTTGTTCGATGGATGTGAAGCCTAATGCTGCTACCCTTGTGAGTGCTTTGTCTGCGTGTTCGGGTCTCAGAGCTTTGAAGCTTGGGAAGGGGATTCATGGTTATGGGTTGAAGAGGGAGTTGTTGGTTGATGggaatgttgtttttgataATGCTTTGTTAGATTTGTATGCGAAATGTGGGTCGTTGGTGAATGCGCGGCACCTGTTTGTGAAAATGTCGCAAAGGGATGTGGTTTCTTGGACCACATTGGTGATGGCTTATGCGCGCGGTGGGCGTTGTGAAGAGGCTGTTGCTGTGTTTAAACAAATGGTGGATAGTGGGGAAGCTGAGCCGAATGAGGCGACTGTTGTCACGGTGTTGTCAGCTTGTGCTTCTGCAGGTTCATTGAGCTTGGGGCAGTGGGTGCATTCTTACATTGACACTAGGTGTGACCTTGTGGTTGCTGGCAACATTGGGAATGCGTTGCTTAACATGTACGTAAAGTGTGGTGATATGCAAATGGGGTTAATGATTTTCGACATGCTTGAGCACAAGGATGTTATCTCGTGGGGCACTGTTATTTGCGGCCTAGCGATGAGTGGACACGGCAAGGAAGCTTTGCAGCTCTTTTCACTCATGTTGGTTCAAGGGGTTCAACCAGATGATGTGACTTTCATTGGCTTGTTGTCTGCGTGCAGCCATGAAGGTTTGGTTAGTGAAGGAACCATGTTCTTTAAAGCCATGAGAGATAGTTATGGCATCGTGCCGCAAATGCAGCATTACGGTTGCATGGTAGACATGTATGGACGTGCTGGTCTGTTTGAGGAAGCGGAGGCTTTCCTTAGAGCAATGCCTGTTGAAGCTGAGGGGCCTATTTGGGGAGCTCTGCTTCAAGCCTGCAAAATCCATGGGAATGAGAAGATGTCTGAATGGATTAGGGAGCGCCTTGATAACAAAATTGTTGGTGTTGGTACACTTGCTTTGCTGTCTAATATTTATGCAAGTTCTGAACGATGGGATGATGCTAATAAGGTTCGGAAAACAATAAGAGGCACTGGATTGAAGAAGATGGCAGGATTTAGCTGGGTTGAAGCAGACTTATGTGTTGCATAA